In one window of Onychomys torridus chromosome 7, mOncTor1.1, whole genome shotgun sequence DNA:
- the Kcnj5 gene encoding G protein-activated inward rectifier potassium channel 4 — protein sequence MAGHSRNTMSKDMETGVTFQDHKKIPKQARDYIPIATDRTRLLAEGKKPRQRYMEKSGKCNVHHGNVQETYRYLSDLFTTLVDLKWRFNLLVFTMVYTITWLFFGFIWWLIAYVRGDLDHVGDQEWIPCVENLSGFVSAFLFSIETETTIGYGFRVITEKCPEGIILLLVQAILGSIVNAFMVGCMFVKISQPKKRAETLMFSNNAVISMRDEKLCLMFRVGDLRNSHIVEASIRAKLIKSRQTKEGEFIPLNQTDINVGFDTGDDRLFLVSPLIISHEINEKSPFWEMSRAQLEQEEFEVVVILEGMVEATGMTCQARSSYMDTEVLWGHRFTPVLTLEKGFYEVDYNTFHDTYETTTPSCCAKELAEMKRNGRLLQYLPSPPLLGGCAEAGRDAEAEQDEGDEPNGLSVSRATRGSM from the exons ATGGCTGGCCATTCCAGGAACACTATGAGCAAAGACATGGAGACAGGAGTCACTTTCCAGGACCACAAGAAGATTCCCAAGCAGGCACGGGATTACATACCGATCGCCACAGACCGCACTCGCCTGCTGGCAGAAGGCAAAAAGCCACGTCAGCGCTACATGGAGAAGAGCGGCAAGTGCAATGTGCATCATGGCAATGTTCAGGAAACCTACCGCTACCTAAGTGACCTCTTCACCACCCTGGTGGACCTCAAATGGCGCTTCAACCTTCTGGTCTTCACCATGGTCTATACTATCACATGGCTGTTCTTTGGCTTCATCTGGTGGCTCATTGCTTATGTCCGAGGTGATCTGGACCATGTGGGTGACCAAGAGTGGATTCCTTGTGTTGAAAACCTTAGTGGCTTTGTGTCTGCTTTCCTGTTCTCCATTGAGACAGAAACAACCATTGGCTATGGCTTCAGAGTCATCACTGAGAAGTGCCCGGAGGGGATCATACTCCTCTTGGTGCAGGCCATTCTGGGCTCTATCGTTAATGCCTTCATGGTGGGTTGTATGTTTGTGAAGATCAGTCAGCcaaagaagagagcagagaccctCATGTTTTCCAACAATGCTGTCATCTCCATGAGGGATGAGAAGCTGTGCCTCATGTTCCGGGTAGGTGACCTCCGAAACTCCCACATCGTGGAGGCCTCCATCCGTGCCAAGCTAATCAAATCCCGGCAGACCAAAGAAGGGGAATTCATCCCCTTGAACCAGACAGACATTAATGTGGGCTTTGACACTGGTGATGACCGTCTCTTCCTGGTGTCCCCGCTTATCATCTCCCATGAGATCAATGAGAAAAGCCCTTTCTGGGAGATGTCGCGTGCTCAGCTGGAACAGGAAGAGTTTGAAGTTGTGGTCATCCTAGAAGGAATGGTAGAAGCAACAG GCATGACTTGCCAAGCACGAAGCTCTTACATGGATACAGAGGTGCTCTGGGGTCACCGATTCACACCAGTCCTCACCTTGGAAAAAGGCTTTTATGAGGTGGACTACAACACCTTCCATGACACCTATgagaccaccacacccagctgctgTGCCAAGGAGCTGGCAGAAATGAAGCGGAATGGGCGGCTCCTGCAGTACCTTCCCAGCCCTCCCTTGCTTGGGGGGTGTGCTGAGGCTGGGAGAGATGCTGAGGCTGAGCAGGATGAAGGGGATGAACCCAATGGACTGAGTGTGTCCCGGGCAACCAGGGGCTCAATGTGA